A genomic window from Candidatus Omnitrophota bacterium includes:
- a CDS encoding heavy metal translocating P-type ATPase, whose protein sequence is MSERLVLNISGMHCASCALNIEEALENAEGVVSAQVNFALNKAYIEFEPEKLKAEKIISIISSSGYKARIPSKSFDKEKEIRDKELKAQKIKFITAFVFSAALMFIPSSQTFLQFLFATIVLFCGREFFVRGFLAVWKNHRSGMDTLVSLGVGSAYLYSLSISIFGQQHNKGHLYYETAAFLLSFILLGKYLEALSKSKTSEAIKKLWDLRPKIAFLVRDGKVVEISASDLVENDIILVKPGERIPVDGIIVEGHSSVDESMISGESVPVEKVIKDSVIGGTINKSGSFKFRATKVGFDTVLAQIIKLVEEAQGSKAPIQVMADKVSAYFVPGVLLIGIATFALWFFLGFGFIFALTNFISVLIIACPCALGLATPTAVVVATGIGAKNGILIKNAKSLEVAHKINTVVFDKTGTLTKGKPSVTDVISLDFRDAREVLTYAAIAEKHSEHPLAEAVLKAAEEEKLEIPEPEGFNSLTGKGVIARYKNEIILLGNRRLFFERKVDISGIEEKLVALESQSKTAMVVVYKDQILGILGVRDTLKEFSKEAVASLKGLGKNVLMITGDNKTTAEAIAKELNIERVLAEVLPQDKSTQIKKLQEEGLVVAMVGDGINDAPALAQADIGLAIGAGTDVAMESADIVLVKDDLRDVVMAMDLSRYAIKKIKQNLFWAFFYNVISIPIAAGLLYPFFKLQLNPAIAGLAMAFSSVSVVGNSLLMKRYRRKI, encoded by the coding sequence ATGAGCGAAAGATTAGTTTTAAATATTTCTGGGATGCACTGTGCATCCTGCGCACTTAATATAGAAGAGGCCTTAGAAAATGCAGAAGGCGTTGTTAGCGCTCAGGTTAATTTTGCATTAAATAAAGCATACATAGAGTTTGAGCCCGAGAAATTAAAAGCAGAAAAAATCATTTCCATTATTTCTTCCTCAGGTTACAAGGCAAGAATCCCATCAAAATCATTTGATAAAGAAAAAGAAATACGAGACAAAGAATTAAAAGCGCAGAAAATAAAATTTATCACTGCATTTGTTTTTTCTGCAGCATTAATGTTTATCCCATCTTCGCAAACCTTTTTGCAATTTCTCTTTGCAACTATTGTTTTATTCTGCGGCAGGGAATTCTTCGTGCGCGGCTTTCTTGCGGTTTGGAAGAATCATCGCTCTGGGATGGATACACTTGTTTCTTTAGGAGTTGGGAGTGCTTACCTATATAGCTTATCCATAAGCATATTTGGGCAACAGCATAACAAGGGGCATCTTTATTATGAGACAGCGGCATTTCTTCTTAGTTTTATTTTGTTGGGAAAATACCTTGAAGCATTAAGCAAGTCTAAAACCTCCGAAGCCATAAAGAAACTTTGGGATTTAAGGCCTAAGATCGCATTTTTAGTCCGTGATGGAAAAGTAGTTGAGATTTCAGCCAGTGATCTGGTTGAAAATGATATTATCCTGGTTAAGCCCGGAGAAAGGATACCGGTTGACGGAATTATTGTTGAAGGGCATTCCAGCGTAGATGAATCAATGATTTCCGGAGAAAGCGTCCCGGTTGAAAAAGTAATCAAAGATAGTGTAATCGGAGGCACAATAAATAAAAGCGGTTCTTTTAAGTTTAGGGCAACGAAAGTCGGTTTTGATACTGTTTTAGCGCAGATTATTAAGCTTGTTGAAGAGGCACAAGGTTCCAAGGCCCCTATCCAAGTAATGGCGGATAAAGTTTCAGCTTATTTTGTTCCGGGTGTTTTATTAATAGGTATTGCAACATTCGCTCTCTGGTTCTTTTTAGGCTTTGGTTTTATTTTCGCACTTACGAATTTTATCTCCGTATTGATTATTGCCTGTCCTTGTGCGTTGGGGCTTGCAACTCCAACTGCGGTTGTAGTTGCAACTGGCATAGGGGCAAAGAATGGAATTTTAATCAAGAATGCCAAAAGCTTGGAGGTTGCCCATAAGATTAACACGGTTGTTTTTGATAAGACTGGGACATTGACTAAAGGCAAGCCTTCAGTAACCGATGTAATTAGTTTGGATTTTCGTGATGCCAGGGAAGTTTTAACTTATGCTGCGATTGCCGAAAAACATTCTGAACATCCGTTGGCAGAAGCGGTTCTAAAGGCGGCGGAAGAAGAAAAGCTGGAAATCCCCGAGCCCGAGGGTTTCAATTCTCTGACCGGAAAAGGAGTTATCGCAAGATACAAAAACGAGATTATTCTTTTGGGGAATAGGAGGTTATTCTTTGAAAGGAAAGTGGACATTTCTGGAATTGAAGAAAAGCTGGTTGCTTTGGAAAGCCAGTCTAAAACAGCAATGGTCGTTGTATATAAGGATCAGATTCTGGGTATCCTTGGCGTCAGGGATACTTTAAAGGAATTTTCTAAGGAAGCAGTTGCGTCGTTGAAAGGTTTAGGGAAAAACGTTTTAATGATTACCGGGGATAATAAGACTACTGCGGAAGCCATAGCCAAAGAGCTTAATATAGAAAGAGTCCTCGCAGAGGTTTTGCCGCAGGATAAGTCAACACAGATAAAGAAACTGCAGGAAGAAGGCTTGGTTGTTGCTATGGTTGGAGACGGTATTAATGACGCTCCGGCTTTAGCGCAGGCCGATATAGGCCTTGCAATTGGTGCGGGAACCGATGTGGCAATGGAATCAGCAGATATAGTTTTAGTGAAAGATGATTTAAGGGATGTTGTTATGGCAATGGATTTATCCCGTTACGCGATAAAAAAAATTAAGCAGAATTTATTCTGGGCGTTTTTTTATAATGTAATTAGTATCCCGATTGCAGCAGGCCTGTTGTATCCTTTCTTTAAGTTACAGTTAAATCCTGCGATTGCTGGCCTTGCAATGGCTTTTAGTTCGGTGTCAGTGGTTGGTAATTCGCTTTTGATGAAAAGATACAGAAGAAAAATATAA
- a CDS encoding RnfABCDGE type electron transport complex subunit D has protein sequence MLKNISLKTQLILFLSFFAIYLAIQQNDFLFLLTLFIAVISCVGLELIFSYFKNKKFSFSESAVISGLIIAFVVDSEEPLWVFILIPFLAIISKYLFRIKGRHVFNPAAFGIFLASVAFGVTTQWRGTYLWYILAPFGIYFIYKIRKLEIIISYGITALLLFGFSALRQNIPLVHIFGYLSYFFIFIMLIEPKTTPVKFKGKVIFGSAVALLIFILTSTGVRFDAELCALLVLNITVPLLNKIP, from the coding sequence ATGCTTAAGAATATTTCTCTAAAAACACAGTTAATCCTGTTTTTAAGTTTCTTTGCTATCTATCTTGCTATCCAACAAAATGATTTTCTGTTCCTTCTAACTTTATTTATTGCCGTAATTTCTTGCGTTGGTTTAGAATTGATTTTTTCCTACTTTAAAAACAAGAAATTCTCGTTTAGTGAGAGCGCGGTAATATCCGGTTTAATTATTGCTTTTGTTGTTGATTCTGAAGAGCCGCTCTGGGTATTTATCTTAATTCCATTCCTTGCGATTATTTCTAAATATTTGTTTAGGATAAAAGGAAGGCATGTTTTTAATCCTGCTGCATTCGGAATCTTTCTGGCAAGCGTTGCATTTGGAGTTACTACGCAATGGAGAGGGACTTATTTATGGTACATTTTAGCTCCTTTTGGCATATATTTTATCTATAAGATTAGAAAACTCGAGATCATAATTAGTTATGGCATTACTGCTCTGTTGCTCTTTGGTTTTTCGGCCTTAAGGCAGAATATCCCTCTGGTGCATATTTTTGGATACTTAAGTTATTTTTTTATTTTCATTATGCTTATTGAGCCAAAGACTACGCCGGTTAAATTTAAAGGAAAAGTTATTTTTGGAAGTGCTGTTGCATTATTAATCTTCATCCTGACAAGTACAGGTGTCAGGTTTGACGCTGAACTTTGCGCATTGTTAGTTTTGAATATAACGGTACCTTTGTTAAATAAAATACCATAA